A genomic window from Silene latifolia isolate original U9 population chromosome Y, ASM4854445v1, whole genome shotgun sequence includes:
- the LOC141626414 gene encoding uncharacterized protein LOC141626414, whose amino-acid sequence MADELLDGEFWLPSQFLTDDDILMDFKSDASASGFVLTSGSNSDLASLTSDDDDLLLYSKPPPSLSGSPQSTLCGWVLNQPDSGSGSGSPQKKHPEKEENNDIKNDNDDDDNNNKNATLDLLNKAAGEVAKMKSRTERSSGTGFFDCINTAKTLPSPPPALSNPNQSLPPLFPPPFYYYPQFRRFPPNMMMWGPIQYPPPPQQLQNRVTKNSNSNTKTKNTKPATNGNNNRLLGLPPSAWPPLPGQAQAQTQPQVQPQQPQPQQQVQPYMGIFVGLQSASVGTGVFLPRRTTTTEPKKKSDGNVMKTKNNKGTQKRSSAPAKTNNDDIQLPLEWVY is encoded by the exons ATGGCTGACGAGTTACTAGACGGCGAGTTCTGGCTTCCGTCCCAGTTCCTTACCGACGACGACATCCTCATGGACTTCAAATCCGACGCTTCCGCTTCCGGCTTCGTACTCACCTCCGGGTCAAACTCCGATCTCGCTTCACTCACCAGCGATGACGACGACCTCCTCCTCTACTCCAAACCACCACCCTCTCTTTCCGGGTCGCCTCAGTCAACCCTCTGCGGTTGGGTGTTAAACCAACCGGATTCCGGTTCTGGTTCCGGTTCACCGCAAAAAAAACACCCGGAAAAGGAAGAAAATAATGATATAAAAAACGACAATGAtgacgacgacaacaacaacaaaaacgcaACGTTAGATCTGCTGAATAAAGCGGCTGGTGAAGTGGCCAAGATGAAGTCGAGGACTGAAAGAAGCTCCGGTACTGGTTTCTTTGACTGTATTAACACTGCCAAAACtcttccttctcctcctcctgCTTTATCGAACCCGAATCAATCTCTACCCCCTCTTTTTCCGCCTCCGTTTTATTACTACCCTCAATTCCGCCGCTTCCCTCCC AATATGATGATGTGGGGGCCAATCCAATATCCGCCGCCGCCACAGCAACTACAGAACAGAGTCACCAAGAACAGTAACAGTAACACCAAAACAAAAAACACCAAACCCGCCACCAACGGTAATAACAACCGTCTTTTGGGCTTACCTCCATCTGCATGGCCACCTCTACCGGGCCAGGCACAAGCCCAAACTCAACCCCAGGTCCAACCACAACAGCCGCAACCGCAACAGCAAGTCCAGCCTTATATGGGTATATTTGTGGGCCTACAAAGCGCGTCGGTTGGTACTGGTGTATTCTTACCTCGCCGAACCACCACTACCGAGCCTAAAAAGAAGTCAG ATGGTAATGTGATGAAGACGAAAAACAATAAAGGAACACAAAAACGAAGCTCCGCTCCAGCAAAAACAAACAATGACGACATTCAATTGCCTTTGGAATGGGTTTATTGA